In the Alkaliphilus oremlandii OhILAs genome, one interval contains:
- a CDS encoding replication-associated recombination protein A yields the protein MAPLADRVRPTKLEDIVGQKHILGSGKLLNRILESKAIPNMIFYGPSGTGKTTVANIIAQSSNKKFYKINGTNANIEDIKRVIAQIGTLHTMNGILLYIDELHYLNKRQQQSILEYIENGDIILIGSTTENVNFSIFNALLSRCTIMEFKPLSIEDLIFGLKKVISSEEHRLNIKISYEEEALHYIAEVSNGDLRRSLNTLELIINTYAIYNPQVIDIDIPKAVECSQSKIANYDRDGDAHYNLLSFFQKSIRGSDEQASIHALARLIKAGDLTSICRRLLVIAAEDIGLAYPQAITIVKACTDSALQLGLPEARIPLAEATILLASLPKSNSAYHAISAALNDLDRLDVGHVPYHLCDTNSNASIKNKSEYLYPHDYPNHYVEQQYMPDNIKHKVYYVHGNNKFEQSMKTYWDKIKKHL from the coding sequence ATGGCACCTTTAGCTGACAGAGTACGTCCTACTAAACTTGAAGACATCGTTGGACAAAAACATATTTTAGGTTCTGGCAAATTATTGAATCGAATACTGGAATCTAAAGCAATCCCGAACATGATTTTTTATGGACCATCGGGCACAGGTAAAACCACAGTTGCCAACATCATCGCACAATCCTCTAATAAGAAGTTTTATAAAATCAATGGCACCAATGCTAATATCGAAGACATCAAACGTGTGATCGCTCAAATCGGAACACTCCATACAATGAATGGCATTCTGCTATACATAGACGAGCTTCATTATTTAAATAAAAGACAGCAACAATCCATTCTTGAATATATTGAAAATGGCGATATTATCCTGATTGGAAGCACCACGGAAAATGTTAATTTTTCTATATTTAATGCTTTACTCAGCAGGTGCACCATCATGGAATTTAAACCGCTATCCATTGAGGATTTAATTTTTGGACTGAAAAAGGTAATATCTTCCGAGGAACATCGATTAAATATTAAAATTTCCTATGAAGAAGAGGCTTTACATTATATTGCAGAGGTCTCTAACGGCGATTTAAGAAGGTCATTAAACACCTTAGAGTTAATTATCAATACCTATGCAATCTATAACCCTCAAGTCATTGATATCGATATACCGAAAGCGGTGGAATGTTCTCAAAGTAAGATTGCAAATTATGATCGAGATGGGGATGCCCATTATAATTTACTGAGTTTTTTTCAAAAAAGCATTCGAGGCTCCGATGAACAAGCCAGTATACATGCTCTGGCAAGGCTGATTAAAGCTGGAGATTTAACGTCTATTTGTAGGCGTCTTTTAGTCATTGCTGCTGAAGACATCGGTCTTGCCTATCCTCAGGCTATTACCATTGTAAAAGCTTGTACCGATTCTGCCCTACAGTTAGGACTTCCAGAAGCTAGAATTCCTTTGGCAGAGGCTACAATTCTCCTGGCATCTTTGCCCAAGTCCAATTCTGCATATCATGCGATCAGTGCGGCACTCAATGACTTAGACAGACTTGATGTAGGACATGTCCCTTACCATCTGTGCGATACAAATTCAAATGCTTCTATTAAAAATAAATCGGAATATTTATACCCTCACGATTATCCGAATCATTACGTAGAGCAGCAATACATGCCGGATAATATTAAGCATAAGGTTTATTATGTTCATGGTAATAATAAATTTGAGCAATCTATGAAAACTTATTGGGATAAAATAAAAAAGCATCTATAG